One stretch of Carassius carassius chromosome 18, fCarCar2.1, whole genome shotgun sequence DNA includes these proteins:
- the LOC132092203 gene encoding cardiac phospholamban-like: MEKVQHITREAIRRASIMEVPQQAKQNMQELFVNFCLILICLLLIYIIVLLISFHGM, from the coding sequence ATGGAGAAGGTGCAGCACATCACACGGGAGGCCATTCGGCGGGCGTCCATCATGGAGGTCCCCCAGCAGGCCAAGCAAAACATGCAGGAGCTCTTTGTCAACTTCTGCCTCATCCTCATCTGCCTGCTGCTCATCTACATCATTGTCTTGCTAAT